The genomic window aataaagaaaaagatgtAAATGCTGCCTGAATAAATggagtttttgttttaaaacaaatctattaTCTTGTACATTATGGGTTAAATGATCActcattttagaaatatttcacaaaaacttttttgtataaaatgaaaAGCAGAAGCTTTTTCAGCTTTTTGATATTTGTGCTTTTTAACTAAATGTCttgttataaacaataaaacaaaaacataaatataaaatcctgaaatgaagcatatatatatatctaagaAATGTATTTAAAGATGAAGGTGTGTATTTTAGTACAAGCTGTGCCGTGTTCGTAAAGTTGGTGTAGCCGCCAAGGGCGTTCCCTACATCACCACACATGATGGCCGCACCATCCGTTACCCTGACCCTCTCGTCAAGGTCAACGACACTGTCATGCTGGACATTGGAACAGGAAAAATCAAGGACTTCATCAAGTTTGACTCTGGTAGGTGACATGACAgtgaatgttttaattaatggCTATGATTATGAAAGTGGCTGTGGTCTACAATGATGTGTGAATTTCTTCACCTGAAATTACTGTGTGGAACTACAATCATACGAGCTTTTTAATTCTGAGTACTGACCACATGCCATATTTGTTACTTACATTGTGAATAGTGATTTACTAGTATTGTAGTAGGACCCCTCCCTTACTCAGTGGTAAAATCTTTTAATGACATGGAATATTTTCTTGCTTTGTGCATACCGGTAACTAGAAATCTCCAATAGATGATAGCTATgatactgtttttattttttgaaatattttaaaaatagaatcaTGGGCCTAACAGTAAAGTTTATAAATTGTATGGTAATCATTGATAATAAGTATTTAAGTTCATCTAATCCAATTGTTTTTATGCACAAACATATAACCAACAATTTGAAACAGAAAGGTTATACATTTCAGATAAATAGTTATCGTGCTTTGGATTTATTCTAGGTTTTGCTAGAGAAAGATTTAATTTCTGTATATATGAGATTGTTTGGTCGACAATGATGTGAGAATTTCTTCACCTGAAGTTCCGTGTTGAACACAACTATACGAGCTTTTTAATTCTGAGTACTGACCATAATCTCAAAGAATTTTTGTCGTCatacgcaaaaaaaaaaaaaaaaaaaaaaaaatattataactcTATATAGTGTATTTAATGTTGGATCAAAAAGTTATAAACAGTTTCAGAATATTTGCAGATGTAGATGATTGGTTAAATTTTCTGCCTCACTAAGAGTtgaaattttgttaaataaaaaatatggaaattaaatttgccagcatatttttttttcgttatatcaaaataattctaaacaatttaaaacaaacagGATTAATTCATGTTGACAAATAAACACTGCtcgaatttttatcaaaatgtgaAGATCAATTGTTGCTAATTTTGGGATCATTATATACTAAATAATTGCTATCTGATTTCATTCTATGATGACAACCCCATGGTTTCGCATAAATTATCAATGAATTACATTGATTAAAGTCCTAGCTGTCTGAGAATGATTTAGACAGTACCCATTTTTTGAGAAGCATTAATTACAAACTGCGTgctagagagagagatatttatatatatgtgtatgtaTAAAAACAAGGGATTTAACCCAAGTTTTGAGTTATAAAAGACTAggcaaacataattatattttttaaaaaaaaaggggggggggtgcaatttattatataatgatatgttatttaaacatataacatatatatttggTAGAAATGCACTTCATTTTGTTACACATTTCACTTAaggtttattttaaatgattaatataaaataagttTCCATGAAAGGAATTTTCAGCCTTTCTTCTTGTCCTTCCATTAGAAATATAGCAGTAGAGATTAAACGCTTTGGGTCTCAATCACagtttataaaaatgatatcatcttcttatatatattaaacttgTCCAATTTATAGTGTGTCTTAGAACTGATCATTCCATGATGACAACTCAATGGTTTCGCATAAATTACCTATGATAAAAAGCTGATTTATATCCTAGCTGTCTGAGAATGAACCCTAGACACAAATGAATGATAAGACGGTCCTCGAAGATTGATACATGCatctattaatttatttaaatatgtatgtGTGTGCATCTACCTGTACATTTATCTGTATCTGTAGAACTATCTGTCCCTTGCAGGAAATCTGTGCATGGTGACTGGAGGCCATAACTTGGGGCGAGTGGGTGTGATTCAGCACCGAGAGAGACATCCAGGGTCATTCGACATTGTACACATCAAGGACTCTGTGGGCCACACATACGCCACCAGGTAAAGACACTGTTTGATTCTTACCTCAgtactaaaattaattttgaagggtactgtcaaattatttaaatttgtgggggcTAATTTtgtggattgtgggttttttgccTATAAGTgggatttaatttcgtggatgcattggttttcagtttcagtaagaaaagTAACTctttcataatttgttttcgTCAAGGATGTTAATTTGTGAGTGAGGGCCACCCAcaaatacttcaaaaattgagccaccacgaattctaatgattccacagtatataagAAGAAACTATAATAACAATTGCTATGATATATATAGATTTAAAGTTGGAAAGATTTCTGAATGTGaactgtatataaaatatttaattaccttatttaaacaatttgtatTCCTCAGTGGGCAGAATTCAATAGAAAtatcgtgtttttttttcagattgagCTATGTGTTTGTGATTGGAAAGGGAAACAAGCCTTGGATTTCACTTCCAAAAGGAAAAGGTGTCAAACTGTCTATTGCAGAGGAACGAGACAGGCGTCTTGCTGCAAAAACTTCATAAATTATGGACAGTTcacaataaaagaaataatacacTAATCTTGCGTTGTCAGTTTCTAAGAAAAGAAATGAATCTTTTTATTATAGTTTTGGAGAGAATAGAAGAGGCTTATACAAATTAATTAGTTTCTGGTACTGTGAAAGTTATTTACCCCAACGGTAAAGTACGCATTTTCTGGAGTCAAACAGTAGGCGTTTGTATTAAATCAGCAGATGCATGATTTACCACAGACAAGTTTTGATTATTTCGCCATATGCACGGTACCAAGTAGTATTCACTGTTTTTAGCTTACTGTGTATCTAttgtaaaggactatatatgatagggcctaaaatggccccctaaaatgaacatcatcattttaatattattctttgttttcttagtacagatatgtaagtgatgtgtttacataatattcattttggttcaagtgctcacaatttagaaatatgatattgtaaagacaaccttttcccgccatttttgcatttttagcgtaaaacagcttgttttcaaggagtttttccttctgaaaacatagagcgcattcttgaacaaataaaatattttaatcagagatgtatctagccaagactaataagtgaaatttttttttccttgttcaagcatgcgctctatatatcccattcgtaaatagatagaaaaatgtcaatttttggctgattttgattgaattatagaaatggcgtcatatactgccagtgagtgcaaataaatagatgaaaaatacatttaatatcaactctcttaaaaaattagttaacattttattgtacccgaaacacttaaaaaatggcgaattatgggggccaaatttaactcatcatatatagttctttcccAAAcgcgtaaataaccacttttacagtatacTGTAACTAGTATTTGAAAGCTTCAAAAGGACTTGGTAACTTTTTCCAAGTTGGcagttttgtaaaatttaaagttttgagTATTAAACGTTTATAGAGgggatattgaaacaatttttaataatttaaaattggttaaaaatgtattgctagataacaatgaaagtgaaatgactGATAAGTGATAACACAAGAAGCTGACCATTTTTGCGAGTTTCTTGAAGTTAACaagctcataaaaaaaattatagtcctatgggatcaattttctatGATGTGGAGTTAAATAAATGAGAATGTGAGGCTTGTTGCATCTATCCACAAATGAGCTTTTCATGGCTATTTTCATTAACTGTAAGAAGAGGGGTTATTGTCACTGTGTGTTTTATTtctccaataaaaaatatcctCTAGTAACgtattacaaatgtataattttacaGTGAAGTTctgaatttgacatttttagctcacttgagctgaaagttcaagtgagctattctgatcacattttgtctgtccatccttgtccgtaaacttttcacattttcaacatcttctccagtACCGCTGgaccaattttaaccaaacttggcacaatgcacccttaggcaaaggggattcaaagttgtgaaaattaaggatcacacCCTTTTACatggggagataattaggaattattgacattttttttagaaatctttaaaaatcttcttctcaagagtcaagaaccatttggtcaggaaagctgaaacttttgtggaagcatcctcaggtagtgtagatttaaagttgtgaaaattatgaccaccaggggtagggtggggccacaatggggggagggggtcgaattttacaaaggaatatatagagcaaatcctaaaaaatcttcttcttatgAACcgtttggccaggaaagctgaaacttatgtaaaATCaccctcagatagtgtagatttaaagttgtgaaaatcatgactcccaggggtaggatggggccacaatgggggggggggggtcgaatttttacataggagtacATATAGTGAACAGTCTGTAAAAATCTtcccagaaactaatcaacAAGGACAGTTGATACTTCtgtggaagcatcgtcaggttgtgtagattcaagtttgttcaaatcatgatccccgggggtaggatggggtcacaacttggggggtgggtggggttTACGTAGAAATAtgactgccgtcatgagaaaagggcccttatcttttgacgtcacaatgctcagAAAACAACGTCAAAGTTGCGGCTTCGTAAACgcagttttttaattttctgtttctattttttttctgcgtCTATGTTGTGTTTTCTGAATAACTAGAGTCTGGCCTTGTTTTGATACCGCGATCAATATTTTTGCAGTCAAATATTAcctgttgatttaaaaaataaatatttgataaatgaaatatacacatgtaacgtcAATATCTACACATTTCGAACGCGTAAATATTGCACAAAAGTTGATGCTGAGACGTCATAAAATTGCTGCTTTTGCATCCGCTATGAAACTTAAACACAACATTTTACATTCTAGTGTGTGatgaaaatattctttaattGGGAAAtcgcttttttataaatcacTGTTAAAAACCAAAAACCCGTCTCGCATACGCTGTTAACTGAATGCGCAACTGGTCGCGGATTTCCGATGATGATTTATAAAGTATTCTGAGTAAAATTACACAACATTAGTTAGCATgagcaatacatgtatgatttaataaagtaaaaaaaaaactacactgCACACTCGTTGTTGATAAGAGGTGTTGAAGGCTGAGACATACCGAATCGATGCAGAGCAGTATTGTTCAAATCTAACAGTTATCTGTGCAGTAATTACTGTGAAACAATAcaagtcaaatatttcaaatcataagTTTGGAAGTTCACCTCACGGGAGACGATTCTGCACTTTTTGAATTAGTAGGAAGGAATACGAGAGAAGCGGCTATGTCTCAGTTATAGTGCCACTGccaacatacaaaataaattctcgCATATTCTATTACAATTTAAGAATTTGcaatcaaatattgaaattatttaacgaaTTAAAAAGCTATAATTAACGGATTCGAAGAGTTTGATAAATATTCTGACAGAGTAGAAATCTACTCTGATGTATCGCATTTGATTTCATGGGAAGACCTGATTCTTAGTGACATTTTCATGTAAAGTGCCTTTAATGAAAcaacataaaaatatgtttacatatacgaaagaaaaagttgtttattatttgagcgcaacatattttgttttcttgtacAATTTAACAACCCAAATCCACATGTTGTGTGTACTTTTTTAGCTAACttacatgaaaaaaatcagTCATATAATGCCTGAAAACTCACCACATTTTCATGGATTTATAGCATTTTATACGATTATATTCATCTCAAGTCAGTTACGTACATGATTCAAAATTAAACAGGTTTGTAAACGCAATCATTATACTATAATACGTTTCATATCAAGTCGATAAAATTGCcgttttataaattaattcatgtttatcgataaatataaacactaaatgTGCGACATTTACAATTAATAACATGCATGGCCGTACACTTCACCTTCATAGATAATGGTttctcatcttttcttttttatgcaaGATACAAATTTCGATGATAGTCAATGTGTATAAatgtgtgtttgttacaatgtaCAGCAATAAAAATAATCCGAGAATCGCgatatttctttaaacttcGGAATACCGTATGCAACTTGCatcatttaatttgtcattttgtttaaaatcgaTAATCACTTGGCCGATATTTGtattcaatgagagagagagagagagagagagagagagagagagagagagagagagagatattcatTAATCGTGTAACATcgataataagaaaattaaatttagtcaATATGTAAAAATGTTCTTGCAGAGTATAAGCTATGTCTATCGGCACTGTACAATCAATTAGTGCAAACGAATAGACATAATTAATGCAGAAGTCTTATTGAAATTTACTTGCAatcttacattttgaaaaaaaaatgaaaatgcttgTACATATTTCAACGATGATGGTTTAAAAAAATCGCTTCACAAAAATACAACGGTATGCGTGAATTTACAAAGCGATTGAATAGAAGTGTAGATTCAGCACGTGGGGTGccttttgtattttgttggtcTGCCGTATTTGATACACTTAATTAGGTGTGTACtagtatatttaaacaataaaccccccccccccccccccaaaaaaaaagtagCGATGTAACCCACGTTATGAAATGTAACTATCTTTATAGCCATAACCCGCATGTATCACCGAAGACcgaagaaagtattttattgtttatatttacatcttttacttagtaaattaatgaattgaattgatcgtaaaaagtaagCAAAGAtcattaaattattgttaatgtacaccaGAACGATAGATAAAAGCTGTAGCCAACGCGTCTGATATGGGAATCTGGGtttggcatcatcatgattatataCCATATATCAGTTTTTTCCGCGTGTATCCAACTTCCGCTTTGTTCGCGACGATTTCCGAATCGCAGAAAATATATCAGCGTAAATTATACAAAGTTTTGTTCTCATAAATTAGTTCTTTCTTTTCTTATGAAGTAAACAGGTATGTTAAAGTACAATGAACTGTGATCAGTAAGTTTAGAGGTAGAAATTGCGGGATCGGCGTACAAGCGCCAGATAACAAGTATGTAGGCCTCGTAATTTCTTTAATAATCCATTGACAAGCTTATTAAAATGGTCGCTTTTCTTGCGTAAACCGATGTCTAATTATACCTGAGCTACTGGTATCTGTAACGGTACATGATCTATTTATTTATGACTGTTTGCGTCTCTGAAAATAGTTATCggtaattatttaacattaaggaAATCGAGTAAATGGTTTTATtgtcgaatttttttttcattattaagaGTGGCAATTTAGATACTTTTACCCTCCTACCTCACAATTTTAAACAATcttgaatattataatatttccaCTATGCctttgaaatagtaaaaaatgttatatacaggTTTAAGTTCTGAATCGCGGAAAAAACATGACGCGGAAAAAAAACTGATATACGGTAGTTCGTGAAATCAGTGATTTTTCTCAGGTTTCTTTAGATTTCGACCGATCGGTAAATAGCATGGTTAGGACTAGACCGAGTTGATTTCAGACCTGTCTTTTTCTATacagctgtgaattacaatcaattttcgtaagaaatagagggaatcatacttagtggatgtaaattttaatctataaatataagatgccatttttgttaaaatcttttttctcaaaTCAACTGTCTACATTCTTGTAGTTGTAATTACTTTTCAGTGAGACAGTCAAAGCCGATTTTTTCCATCggtaattttataagaattaagtgttgataacgtataaaaaagaagagaaatcATGACAATAATTGAACACCATACCATCCGAGTTTCAAAAACAGctataattgattttaacttGCTTCAGAACTATAAAGATACTTAAAAagtaatatcagtaaatatgcgATAAAATTTCCGTGCCAAGggttaattaaaaagaataaatatttctctttttgaaaataaattcgtgTATGCAATTTTACAATGCCATGAAATTGGGAAACATAGGCATCGAATTTAACAATCTTTTtgtttgttacatgtttgcTTATTTAATTTGCTTCTCGGCAGCTTAAAtaactttgatttatttcaagGTTGGGAAGaagtttgatatttgttttccttAGATATCCTTTATCTATTTAT from Magallana gigas chromosome 9, xbMagGiga1.1, whole genome shotgun sequence includes these protein-coding regions:
- the LOC105332495 gene encoding small ribosomal subunit protein eS4, whose protein sequence is MGYRGRKKVLKRLTAPKSWMLDKLGGVFAPRPSTGPHKLRESLPLIVFLRNRLKYALTYDEVKKITMQRLIKVDAKVRTDKNFPTGFMDVISIEKTNENFRLLYDVKGRFTVHRIQKEEAKYKLCRVRKVGVAAKGVPYITTHDGRTIRYPDPLVKVNDTVMLDIGTGKIKDFIKFDSGNLCMVTGGHNLGRVGVIQHRERHPGSFDIVHIKDSVGHTYATRLSYVFVIGKGNKPWISLPKGKGVKLSIAEERDRRLAAKTS